Proteins from a genomic interval of Pantoea deleyi:
- the ftsL gene encoding cell division protein FtsL: protein MIGNERHSLPAVIGGDLLRKGKIPVLLLIAVVVSAVLVVTTTHKTRLLTAQREQLVLERDALDIEWRNLILEENALGDHSRVERIATEKLQLQHVDPSQENIVVQK from the coding sequence ATGATCGGTAACGAGCGTCACAGTCTGCCCGCCGTCATTGGCGGGGATCTGCTGCGAAAGGGCAAGATTCCGGTGCTGTTGCTGATCGCCGTGGTAGTGTCGGCTGTGCTGGTGGTGACCACCACCCACAAAACACGCCTGCTCACCGCGCAGCGTGAGCAGCTGGTCCTGGAGCGTGACGCGCTGGACATTGAGTGGCGTAACCTGATTCTGGAAGAGAATGCGCTGGGCGACCACAGTCGTGTCGAACGCATTGCCACCGAGAAGCTGCAACTGCAGCACGTTGATCCTTCACAAGAAAATATCGTGGTGCAGAAATAA
- the ilvI gene encoding acetolactate synthase 3 large subunit — MEMLSGAEMVVRSLIDQGVKQVFGYPGGAVLDIYDALQTVGGIDHILVRHEQGAVHMADGLARATGEVGVVLVTSGPGATNAITGIATAYMDSIPLVILSGQVPSSLIGYDAFQECDMVGISRPVVKHSFLVKSTEEIPGVLKKAFWLAASGRPGPVVIDLPKDILNPANKLPYHWPDTVSMRSYNPTIQGHKGQIKRALTTLLAAKKPVIYAGGGAITAGCEAELLQLAESLNVPVTTSLMGLGAFPGTHRQCVGMLGMHGTYEANMTMHNADLIFGVGVRFDDRTTNNLAKYCPNATIMHIDIDPTSISKTVAADIPIVGDAKQVLQQMLELQAQSDTPSGSESLHDWWQAIEGWRSRHCLEFDRTSDKIKPQAVIETISRLTKGEAYVTSDVGQHQMFAALYYPFDKPRRWINSGGLGTMGFGLPAALGVKMALPEETVICVTGDGSIQMNIQELSTALQYDLPVLVLNLNNRVLGMVKQWQDMIYSGRHSQSYMESLPDFVRLAEAYGHVGIAIEHPAELEEKLTLALETLAKGRLVFVDVTVDGSEHVYPMQIRGGSMDEMWLSKTERT, encoded by the coding sequence ATGGAGATGTTGTCAGGAGCCGAAATGGTCGTCCGTTCGTTAATCGATCAGGGCGTTAAGCAGGTATTCGGTTATCCGGGTGGCGCAGTGCTGGATATCTACGATGCGCTGCAAACCGTCGGAGGTATCGATCACATTCTGGTACGCCACGAGCAGGGCGCGGTGCACATGGCGGATGGCCTGGCGCGCGCGACCGGCGAAGTCGGCGTGGTGCTGGTCACCTCCGGCCCCGGCGCCACCAATGCGATTACCGGTATCGCCACCGCCTATATGGATTCGATCCCGCTGGTGATTCTGTCGGGTCAGGTTCCTTCGTCACTGATTGGCTATGACGCCTTTCAGGAGTGCGACATGGTCGGCATCTCCCGCCCGGTGGTGAAGCACAGCTTCCTGGTAAAAAGTACCGAAGAGATCCCCGGCGTGCTGAAAAAGGCGTTCTGGCTGGCCGCCAGCGGACGCCCGGGCCCGGTAGTGATCGACCTGCCAAAAGATATTCTGAACCCGGCGAATAAGCTTCCTTATCACTGGCCGGACACGGTCAGCATGCGCTCTTACAACCCGACCATTCAGGGGCATAAAGGGCAGATCAAACGCGCCCTGACCACCCTGCTGGCCGCGAAGAAGCCAGTGATTTACGCCGGTGGCGGTGCCATTACCGCAGGCTGCGAAGCGGAACTGCTGCAGCTGGCCGAAAGCCTGAACGTGCCGGTCACGACCTCGCTGATGGGGCTGGGGGCGTTTCCGGGCACGCACCGTCAGTGCGTCGGCATGCTGGGCATGCACGGCACTTACGAAGCCAATATGACGATGCACAATGCCGATCTGATTTTTGGCGTCGGCGTCCGCTTCGATGACCGCACCACCAACAATCTGGCGAAATATTGTCCCAACGCCACGATAATGCATATCGACATTGACCCGACGTCGATCTCCAAAACGGTGGCGGCCGATATTCCGATCGTCGGTGATGCGAAGCAGGTGCTGCAGCAGATGCTGGAGTTACAGGCGCAGAGCGACACTCCGTCAGGCAGCGAGAGCCTGCACGACTGGTGGCAGGCGATTGAAGGCTGGCGCAGCCGTCACTGTCTGGAGTTTGATCGCACCAGCGACAAAATCAAACCGCAGGCCGTGATCGAAACCATCAGCCGCCTGACCAAAGGCGAAGCTTATGTGACGTCGGATGTGGGCCAGCACCAGATGTTTGCGGCGCTCTATTATCCGTTCGATAAACCGCGTCGCTGGATCAACTCCGGCGGTCTCGGCACGATGGGCTTTGGCCTGCCTGCCGCGCTGGGCGTGAAGATGGCGCTGCCGGAAGAGACGGTCATCTGCGTCACGGGCGACGGCAGCATCCAGATGAATATTCAGGAGCTGTCGACCGCGCTGCAGTACGATCTGCCGGTGCTGGTGCTGAACCTGAATAACCGGGTGCTGGGCATGGTGAAGCAGTGGCAGGATATGATCTACTCGGGTCGTCACTCCCAGTCTTATATGGAGTCGTTGCCTGATTTCGTCCGCCTGGCGGAAGCCTACGGCCACGTCGGGATCGCCATTGAGCATCCGGCGGAGCTGGAAGAGAAGCTGACGCTGGCGCTGGAGACCCTGGCGAAGGGGCGTCTGGTCTTTGTGGATGTCACCGTTGACGGTAGCGAGCACGTCTACCCGATGCAGATTCGCGGTGGCAGCATGGATGAGATGTGGTTAAGCAAAACGGAGAGGACATAA
- the cra gene encoding catabolite repressor/activator, with protein MKLDEIARLAGVSRTTASYVINGKARQYRVSDKTVEKVMAVVREHNYHPNAVAAGLRAGRTRSIGLVIPDLENTSYTRIANYLERQARQRGYQLLIACSEDQPDNEMRCIEHLLQRQVDAIIVSTSLPPEHPFYQRWINDPLPIIALDRALDREHFTSVVGADQDDAQTLAAELRQLDVKNVLFLGALPELSVSFLREMGFRDAWKGDSRPIDYIYCNSFERTAAAALFERYLDDHPMPEALFTTSFGLLQGVMDVTLKRDGRLPTELAIATFGDHELLDFLECPVLAVGQRHRDVAERVLELVLASLDEPRKPKPGLTRIRRNLYRRGQLSRRVK; from the coding sequence GTGAAGCTGGATGAAATCGCGCGTTTAGCAGGCGTATCGCGCACCACGGCCAGTTATGTCATCAATGGCAAAGCGCGGCAGTATCGTGTCAGCGACAAAACCGTTGAGAAAGTGATGGCGGTGGTTCGTGAGCATAATTATCACCCCAATGCGGTGGCCGCCGGGCTGCGCGCCGGGCGCACGCGCTCGATTGGATTAGTGATTCCCGATCTGGAAAACACCAGTTACACCCGTATTGCCAACTATCTTGAGCGCCAGGCGCGTCAGCGCGGCTACCAGCTGCTGATCGCCTGTTCAGAAGATCAGCCCGATAACGAGATGCGCTGCATCGAGCATCTGCTCCAGCGGCAGGTCGATGCGATCATCGTTTCGACCTCCTTACCGCCGGAACACCCTTTCTATCAGCGCTGGATCAACGACCCGCTGCCGATTATTGCATTAGACCGGGCGCTGGATCGTGAGCACTTCACCAGCGTCGTCGGTGCCGATCAGGATGATGCGCAGACGCTGGCCGCTGAATTGCGTCAGCTGGACGTCAAAAATGTGCTCTTCCTGGGGGCGCTACCTGAGCTGTCCGTGAGTTTCCTGCGCGAAATGGGCTTCCGTGACGCCTGGAAAGGCGATTCCCGCCCGATTGACTACATCTACTGCAACAGTTTTGAGCGGACCGCCGCCGCCGCGCTGTTTGAGCGTTATCTTGACGATCACCCGATGCCGGAGGCGCTGTTTACCACCTCTTTTGGTCTGTTGCAGGGGGTGATGGATGTGACGCTGAAACGAGACGGGCGCTTGCCGACCGAGCTGGCGATTGCCACCTTTGGCGACCACGAACTGCTCGATTTTCTGGAGTGTCCGGTGCTGGCCGTCGGGCAGCGTCATCGCGACGTGGCAGAGCGCGTGCTGGAATTAGTTTTAGCCTCGCTGGATGAACCCAGAAAACCGAAACCGGGTTTAACCCGCATCCGGCGTAATTTATACCGGCGCGGACAATTAAGCCGAAGAGTGAAATGA
- the ilvN gene encoding acetolactate synthase small subunit codes for MRRILSVLLENESGALSRVVGLFSQRGYNIESLTVAPTDDPTLSRMTIQTVGDQKVLEQIEKQLHKLVDVLRVTELGQGAYVEREIMLVKIQASGYGREEVKRNAEIFRGQIIDVTPTLYTVQLAGTSDKLDAFLNSVREVAEIVEVARSGIVGVSRGDRIMR; via the coding sequence ATGCGTCGTATTTTATCAGTTCTGCTGGAGAATGAATCCGGCGCATTATCCCGTGTCGTCGGCCTCTTTTCACAGCGCGGCTACAACATCGAAAGCCTGACCGTGGCACCGACCGACGATCCGACCCTGTCGCGGATGACAATCCAGACCGTGGGCGATCAGAAGGTGCTGGAGCAGATCGAGAAGCAGCTGCACAAGCTGGTCGATGTTCTGCGCGTCACCGAACTGGGGCAGGGCGCCTACGTTGAGCGCGAGATTATGCTGGTGAAGATTCAGGCCAGCGGTTATGGCCGCGAAGAGGTGAAGCGTAATGCTGAGATCTTCCGCGGTCAGATCATCGACGTGACGCCGACGCTGTACACGGTTCAGCTGGCAGGCACCAGCGACAAACTGGACGCCTTCCTGAACTCCGTACGCGAGGTGGCCGAAATCGTTGAGGTGGCACGCTCCGGAATCGTGGGCGTTTCACGCGGCGATCGCATCATGCGTTAA
- the leuA gene encoding 2-isopropylmalate synthase yields the protein MSQQVIIFDTTLRDGEQALQASLSVKEKLQIALALERMGVDVMEVGFPVSSPGDFESVQTIARTIKNSRVCGLARCVEKDIDAAYESLRVAEAFRIHTFIATSPMHIATKLRSTLPEVIERAVHMVKRARNYTSDVEFSCEDGGRTPIDDLCRMVEATINAGATTINIPDTVGYTLPGEYAHIISELMNRVPNIDKAIISVHTHDDLGMATGNALAAVQAGARQVEGTMNGLGERAGNCALEEVIMAIKTRQQIMNVHTNIHHQEIYRTSQMVSQICNMPIPANKAVVGSNAFAHSSGIHQDGVLKNRENYEILTPESIGLHKIQLNLTSRSGRAAVKHRMEEMGYAEQDYNLDTLYDAFLKLADKKGQVFDYDLEALAFINKQNEEPEHFQLREFNVQTGSGITATASVNLGCGDEGKSDAATGNGPVDAVYQAINRITQFDAELVDYKLTAKGHGENALGQVDIVVAYNGRKFHGVGLATDIVESSAKAMVNALNNIWRARQVEQELQRKFKDQKETV from the coding sequence ATGAGTCAGCAAGTCATTATTTTCGATACCACTCTGCGCGACGGTGAGCAGGCATTGCAGGCCAGCCTGAGTGTGAAAGAAAAATTGCAGATCGCGTTAGCGCTGGAGCGCATGGGCGTGGATGTGATGGAAGTCGGTTTCCCGGTCTCCTCACCTGGCGACTTTGAATCCGTACAGACTATCGCGCGCACCATTAAAAACAGCCGGGTCTGCGGTCTGGCGCGCTGCGTAGAGAAAGATATCGATGCCGCGTACGAATCGCTGCGCGTGGCCGAAGCCTTCCGTATTCATACCTTTATCGCCACCTCGCCGATGCACATCGCAACCAAACTGCGCAGCACCCTGCCGGAAGTGATTGAGCGTGCGGTGCATATGGTGAAGCGGGCGCGTAACTACACCAGCGACGTGGAGTTCTCCTGCGAAGATGGCGGCCGTACCCCGATTGATGATCTGTGCCGGATGGTGGAAGCCACCATTAACGCCGGTGCCACCACCATCAACATCCCGGACACCGTCGGCTACACCCTGCCGGGCGAATATGCCCATATTATCAGCGAGCTGATGAACCGCGTACCGAACATCGATAAAGCGATCATCTCTGTGCATACCCACGACGATCTGGGGATGGCAACCGGCAACGCCCTGGCGGCGGTTCAGGCGGGCGCGCGTCAGGTTGAGGGCACGATGAACGGTCTGGGCGAACGTGCAGGTAACTGTGCGCTGGAAGAGGTGATCATGGCGATTAAAACCCGTCAGCAGATCATGAACGTCCACACCAATATTCATCATCAGGAGATCTACCGCACCAGCCAGATGGTCAGCCAGATCTGCAACATGCCGATCCCGGCCAATAAAGCGGTGGTCGGTTCCAACGCCTTCGCTCACTCCTCTGGTATCCATCAGGATGGCGTGCTGAAGAACCGCGAAAACTACGAGATCCTGACGCCGGAGTCGATCGGCTTACACAAAATTCAGCTGAACCTGACATCCCGTTCCGGTCGTGCGGCGGTAAAACATCGCATGGAAGAGATGGGCTATGCCGAGCAGGATTACAACCTGGATACGCTGTATGACGCCTTCCTGAAGCTGGCCGACAAGAAAGGTCAGGTCTTCGACTACGACCTGGAGGCGCTGGCCTTTATCAACAAGCAGAACGAAGAGCCGGAGCATTTCCAGCTGCGCGAATTCAACGTCCAGACCGGCTCCGGCATCACCGCCACCGCCTCCGTCAATCTGGGCTGCGGTGATGAGGGCAAATCCGATGCGGCTACCGGTAACGGTCCGGTGGATGCGGTCTATCAGGCGATTAACCGGATCACGCAGTTTGACGCCGAGCTGGTTGACTACAAACTGACCGCCAAAGGCCACGGCGAGAATGCCCTGGGCCAGGTCGATATCGTGGTCGCCTACAACGGCCGCAAGTTCCACGGCGTGGGTCTGGCGACCGATATCGTCGAATCCTCCGCCAAAGCGATGGTCAACGCCCTGAACAACATCTGGCGTGCCCGTCAGGTTGAACAGGAATTGCAGCGCAAATTTAAAGATCAGAAGGAAACCGTATAA
- the mraZ gene encoding division/cell wall cluster transcriptional repressor MraZ, whose translation MFRGATLVNLDSKGRLAVPTRYRDLLIGESQGQMVCTIDLHQPCLLLYTLPEWEIIEKKLARLSSMNPLERRVQRLLLGHASECQMDSAGRLLLANTLRQHAKLTKEVMLVGQFNKFELWDEQTWYQQVRDDIDAEQSAQEPLSERLQDLSL comes from the coding sequence ATGTTCCGCGGAGCAACGTTAGTCAATCTCGACAGCAAAGGGCGGCTCGCCGTACCCACGCGCTATCGCGATTTGCTGATCGGGGAATCTCAGGGGCAGATGGTCTGTACCATCGACCTCCACCAGCCATGCCTGTTGCTTTATACCCTGCCCGAATGGGAAATCATTGAAAAAAAGCTGGCACGCCTTTCCAGTATGAATCCACTTGAGCGTCGTGTGCAGCGTTTGCTGCTGGGCCATGCCAGTGAATGTCAGATGGACAGTGCGGGCCGCCTGCTGCTGGCGAACACGCTTCGGCAGCATGCAAAATTAACCAAAGAAGTGATGCTGGTTGGACAGTTCAACAAGTTTGAGCTGTGGGATGAACAGACCTGGTATCAACAAGTCAGGGACGATATTGACGCAGAACAGTCGGCTCAGGAGCCTTTATCTGAGCGGTTGCAGGACTTGTCGCTATAG
- a CDS encoding peptidoglycan glycosyltransferase FtsI produces the protein MSGTGRTLKLKKPEDKASFVSWRFALLCGCILLALGGLLSRVAWLQVINPGKLVKEGDLRSLRVQAVPTSRGMISDRAGRPLAVSVPVNAIWADPKELHAGGGVTLDSRWKALSDALSIPLDQLAARVNANPKGRFVYLARQVNPAIGDYVKKLKLPGIHLREESRRYYPAGQVTSHLIGFTNIDGQGIEGIEKSFDKWLTGAPGERTVRKDRYGRVIEDISSVDSRAAHNLTLSIDERLQALVYRELNNAVAFNKAESGTAVLVDVNTGEVLAMANSPAYNPNNLSNTPKDLMRNRAITDIFEPGSTVKPMVVMTALQRGVVRENSVLNTVPYRVNGHEIKDVARYNELTLTGVLQKSSNVGVSRLALAMPSSALVETYARFGLGKPTNLGLVGESSGLYPKKQRWSDIERATFSFGYGLMVTPLQLARVYATIGSYGINRPLSITKVDPPVAGQRVFDESLVKTVMHMMESVALPGGGGVKAAIKGYRIAIKTGTAKKVGPDGRYVNKYIAYTAGVAPASHPRFALVVVINDPQAGKYYGGAVSAPVFGAIMGGVLRTMNIEPDALPTNDKNELVTNRSEETSDRS, from the coding sequence ATGAGCGGTACAGGCAGAACGCTGAAGTTAAAGAAACCGGAAGATAAGGCCAGCTTTGTAAGCTGGCGTTTTGCGTTGCTGTGCGGCTGTATTTTGCTGGCGCTGGGAGGCCTGCTGTCGCGGGTGGCCTGGCTGCAGGTGATCAATCCGGGCAAGCTGGTTAAAGAGGGCGATCTGCGCTCACTGCGCGTTCAGGCGGTGCCGACCTCGCGCGGAATGATCAGCGACCGCGCCGGACGCCCGCTGGCGGTGAGTGTGCCGGTGAATGCGATCTGGGCCGATCCTAAGGAGCTGCACGCCGGGGGCGGCGTGACGCTGGACAGCCGCTGGAAGGCGCTCTCCGATGCGCTCTCGATTCCGCTCGATCAGCTGGCGGCCCGTGTTAATGCGAATCCCAAAGGCCGTTTTGTCTATCTGGCGCGCCAGGTCAATCCGGCCATTGGCGACTACGTTAAAAAACTCAAACTGCCGGGTATTCATCTGCGCGAAGAGTCGCGCCGCTACTATCCTGCCGGGCAGGTGACCTCCCATCTGATTGGCTTCACCAACATCGACGGCCAGGGCATTGAAGGCATCGAAAAGAGCTTTGATAAGTGGCTCACCGGCGCGCCGGGCGAAAGAACGGTGCGTAAAGACCGCTATGGCCGGGTCATTGAAGATATCTCCTCCGTAGACAGCCGGGCTGCCCATAACCTGACGCTCAGCATCGATGAGCGGCTCCAGGCGCTGGTCTACCGTGAACTGAACAACGCAGTTGCCTTTAACAAAGCGGAGTCAGGAACGGCGGTGCTGGTGGATGTGAACACCGGCGAAGTGCTGGCGATGGCCAACAGCCCGGCTTACAACCCGAACAACCTCAGCAACACGCCGAAAGATCTGATGCGTAACCGTGCCATCACCGACATCTTTGAGCCCGGCTCGACCGTGAAGCCGATGGTGGTGATGACGGCGCTGCAGCGCGGCGTGGTCAGAGAGAACAGCGTCCTGAATACCGTGCCGTACCGCGTCAATGGTCATGAGATCAAGGATGTGGCGCGCTACAACGAACTGACCCTGACAGGGGTTTTACAGAAGTCGAGTAACGTCGGTGTTTCACGTCTGGCGTTAGCGATGCCCTCCTCAGCGCTGGTAGAAACTTACGCGCGCTTTGGACTGGGTAAACCGACCAATTTGGGGCTGGTCGGGGAAAGCAGTGGCTTATACCCTAAAAAACAACGGTGGTCTGACATAGAGAGGGCCACCTTCTCTTTCGGCTACGGGCTAATGGTAACGCCGTTACAGTTAGCGCGGGTCTACGCAACGATTGGCAGCTATGGCATTAACCGTCCGCTGTCGATCACCAAGGTCGATCCCCCTGTCGCGGGTCAGCGCGTTTTCGATGAATCACTGGTTAAGACCGTGATGCACATGATGGAAAGCGTGGCGCTGCCCGGCGGTGGTGGCGTCAAAGCGGCCATCAAGGGCTACCGGATTGCGATAAAAACCGGTACGGCGAAAAAGGTCGGTCCCGACGGACGCTACGTCAATAAATACATTGCTTATACCGCAGGCGTGGCGCCTGCCAGTCATCCCCGATTCGCGCTGGTGGTGGTGATCAACGATCCCCAGGCCGGCAAGTATTACGGTGGTGCGGTTTCCGCACCGGTGTTTGGTGCCATCATGGGCGGCGTACTGCGCACCATGAACATTGAGCCGGATGCGTTACCGACGAATGACAAGAACGAGCTGGTGACTAACAGAAGTGAGGAAACAAGTGACAGATCGTAA
- the murE gene encoding UDP-N-acetylmuramoyl-L-alanyl-D-glutamate--2,6-diaminopimelate ligase, translating to MTDRNLRDLLGPWVPGAPARPLRDMTLDSRLAASGDLFVAVAGHQVDGRRFIPQAIAQGVAAVVAEAEGEAADGEIREMHGVPVIYLAQLPQRLSALAGRFYQQPGEKQTLIGVTGTNGKTTTTQLLAQWATLLGETSAVMGTVGNGLVGHLSAAENTTGSAVDVQHLLHDLAEKGATLTAMEVSSHGLVQHRVAALPFAAAVFTNLSRDHLDYHGDMQGYESAKWLLFSEHQVGQAILNADDEVGRRWLARLPDAVAVTLEDNLQPGCRGRWLKADAVTYHDNGAHIRFSSSWGDGEIDSPLMGAFNVSNLMLALATLLSLDYPLATLVSVAPQLQPVNGRMEVFSAEGKPTVVVDYAHTPDALEKALEAARLHCKGKLWCLFGCGGDRDKGKRPLMGAIAEQYADVVVITDDNPRSEDPQAIVNDILTGLLDPGRARVVAGRAQAVTNTIMQAQPDDIVLVAGKGHEDYQIIGQHRLDYSDRATVAALLGGVA from the coding sequence GTGACAGATCGTAACCTGCGCGACTTACTCGGCCCCTGGGTGCCAGGCGCGCCGGCGCGCCCTTTGCGCGACATGACCCTGGACAGCCGCCTGGCGGCTTCTGGCGATCTGTTTGTCGCGGTTGCAGGCCACCAGGTCGACGGACGCCGTTTCATTCCACAGGCGATCGCGCAGGGCGTGGCGGCGGTGGTGGCGGAAGCCGAGGGTGAAGCAGCTGACGGCGAAATCCGTGAAATGCACGGGGTGCCGGTAATCTATCTGGCGCAGCTGCCTCAGCGTCTGTCGGCGCTGGCAGGCCGCTTTTATCAGCAGCCGGGCGAAAAGCAGACGCTGATTGGCGTCACCGGCACCAACGGTAAAACCACGACCACGCAGCTGCTGGCGCAGTGGGCGACGCTGCTGGGCGAAACCAGCGCGGTCATGGGCACCGTCGGCAATGGGCTGGTCGGTCACTTATCGGCGGCGGAAAATACCACCGGTTCGGCGGTCGATGTTCAGCATCTGCTGCACGATCTGGCCGAAAAAGGGGCGACCCTGACCGCGATGGAAGTCTCGTCGCACGGCCTGGTGCAGCATCGCGTAGCGGCGCTGCCGTTTGCCGCCGCAGTCTTTACCAATCTCAGCCGCGATCATCTCGATTATCACGGCGATATGCAGGGCTATGAGTCAGCCAAGTGGCTGCTGTTTTCTGAACACCAGGTCGGCCAGGCGATCCTGAACGCGGATGATGAGGTCGGCCGTCGCTGGCTGGCGCGCCTGCCTGATGCCGTCGCCGTGACGCTGGAGGATAACCTTCAGCCGGGCTGCCGGGGCCGCTGGCTTAAAGCCGATGCGGTGACCTATCACGATAACGGTGCGCACATCCGTTTCAGCTCCAGCTGGGGCGATGGCGAGATCGACAGCCCACTGATGGGTGCCTTCAACGTCAGCAACCTGATGCTGGCGCTGGCAACGCTGCTGTCGCTGGATTATCCGCTGGCCACGCTGGTCAGCGTGGCTCCGCAGCTGCAGCCGGTCAACGGGCGCATGGAAGTCTTCAGCGCCGAAGGAAAACCCACGGTGGTGGTGGATTATGCCCATACACCGGATGCGCTGGAAAAGGCGCTGGAAGCGGCCCGCCTGCACTGCAAAGGCAAACTCTGGTGCCTGTTTGGCTGTGGCGGCGATCGTGACAAAGGCAAGCGTCCGCTGATGGGCGCAATCGCCGAGCAGTATGCGGATGTCGTGGTCATTACGGATGACAACCCGCGCAGCGAAGATCCTCAGGCGATTGTGAATGACATTCTGACCGGCCTGCTCGACCCGGGCCGCGCCCGCGTGGTCGCCGGCCGTGCTCAGGCGGTGACGAACACCATTATGCAGGCGCAACCCGACGATATCGTGCTGGTGGCAGGCAAAGGCCATGAAGATTATCAGATCATCGGTCAACACCGTCTCGACTACTCCGATCGTGCCACCGTGGCGGCACTGCTGGGAGGCGTAGCATGA
- the rsmH gene encoding 16S rRNA (cytosine(1402)-N(4))-methyltransferase RsmH: protein MQENFKHTTVLLDEAVNGLNIREDGIYIDGTFGRGGHSRLILSRLGEKGRLIAVDRDPQAIAAAADITDPRFSIIHGPFSALAEYVAERDLVGKIDGILLDLGVSSPQLDDAERGFSFMRDGPLDMRMDPSRGQSAAEWLLNAEEADIAFVLKTYGEERFAKRIARAIVERNREQPMTRTRELAEVIAVATPVKDKFKHPATRSFQAIRIWINSELEEIDTALKGAVDVLAPQGRLSVISFHSLEDRLVKRFMRDQSRGPQVPAGLPMTEHQLRALGGRELKLLGKMSPGDAEVAENPRARSSVLRIAEKTDA, encoded by the coding sequence ATGCAGGAAAATTTCAAACATACCACCGTACTGTTGGATGAGGCGGTTAACGGCCTCAATATCAGGGAAGACGGTATTTACATCGACGGCACCTTCGGTCGCGGTGGTCATTCACGCCTGATTCTTTCCCGGCTGGGAGAGAAGGGCAGGCTGATCGCTGTCGATCGGGATCCGCAGGCGATCGCCGCCGCCGCCGACATCACTGACCCGCGCTTTTCTATTATTCATGGTCCTTTTTCTGCCCTCGCTGAGTATGTGGCTGAACGGGATCTGGTCGGGAAAATTGACGGCATTCTGCTGGATCTGGGCGTCTCCTCGCCGCAGCTGGATGACGCGGAGCGCGGCTTCTCCTTTATGCGTGACGGACCGCTGGATATGCGCATGGACCCTTCCCGGGGTCAGTCTGCCGCAGAGTGGTTGCTGAATGCGGAAGAGGCCGACATCGCCTTCGTCCTGAAAACCTACGGTGAGGAGCGATTCGCTAAGCGCATTGCCCGGGCCATCGTCGAACGCAATCGCGAACAGCCGATGACCCGCACCCGGGAACTGGCTGAAGTCATTGCCGTCGCCACACCGGTAAAAGATAAGTTCAAGCATCCGGCCACGCGCAGTTTCCAGGCCATTCGTATCTGGATTAACAGCGAACTGGAAGAGATCGACACCGCCCTGAAAGGTGCGGTTGACGTCCTGGCACCACAGGGGCGTCTCTCGGTGATCAGCTTCCATTCGCTGGAAGATCGGCTGGTGAAACGCTTTATGCGCGACCAGAGCCGCGGGCCGCAGGTGCCCGCCGGGTTGCCGATGACTGAACATCAGCTGCGCGCCCTGGGCGGCCGCGAACTGAAACTGCTCGGCAAGATGTCGCCGGGTGATGCGGAAGTGGCCGAAAACCCACGCGCCCGCAGCTCGGTATTACGTATCGCGGAGAAAACCGACGCATGA